The following coding sequences lie in one Arachis ipaensis cultivar K30076 chromosome B05, Araip1.1, whole genome shotgun sequence genomic window:
- the LOC107641701 gene encoding floral homeotic protein DEFICIENS isoform X3, whose translation MGRGKIEIKLIENPTNRQVTYSKRRNGIFKKAHELSVLCDAKVSLIMFSKNNKMHEYISPGLSTKKIIDQYQKTLGDIDLWHSHYEKMLENLKKLKDINNKLRRQIRNRIGEGSLDMDDMSFQQLRTLEEDMVSAIAKIRERKFHVIRTRTETCRKKVRSLEQMNGNLLLELFVVVYVVAMG comes from the exons ATGGGTCGTGGAAAGATTGAGATAAAGCTCATCGAGAACCCAACCAACAGGCAAGTTACATACTCAAAGAGAAGGAATGGTATCTTCAAGAAAGCTCATGAACTCAGTGTTCTCTGTGATGCTAAGGTCTCACTCATCATGTTCTCCAAGAACAACAAGATGCATGAGTACATCAGCCCTGGCCTTAg CACAAAGAAGATCATTGATCAGTATCAGAAAACTTTGGGAGATATCGATCTCTGGCATTCTCACTATGAG AAAATGCTTGAGAATTTGAAGAAACTCAAAGATATTAATAATAAGCTCAGAAGACAGATCAG GAATCGGATAGGGGAGGGTAGCTTGGATATGGATGATATGAGCTTTCAGCAACTGCGTACTCTTGAAGAGGATATGGTTTCTGCCATTGCCAAAATACGCGAACGAAAG TTCCATGTGATCAGAACTCGGACTGAAACCTGTAGGAAAAAG GTGAGAAGCTTGGAGCAGATGAACGGAAATCTCCTTCTTGAACTT TTTGTTGTTGTTTATGTTGTTGCTATGGGATGA
- the LOC107641701 gene encoding floral homeotic protein DEFICIENS isoform X1 produces MGRGKIEIKLIENPTNRQVTYSKRRNGIFKKAHELSVLCDAKVSLIMFSKNNKMHEYISPGLSTKKIIDQYQKTLGDIDLWHSHYEKMLENLKKLKDINNKLRRQIRNRIGEGSLDMDDMSFQQLRTLEEDMVSAIAKIRERKFHVIRTRTETCRKKVRSLEQMNGNLLLELKEKCVIHPQFILHDEGEQESAVALANGASNLYAFCHHHTHLNHHLHNHHAPPEPFKNDDLRLA; encoded by the exons ATGGGTCGTGGAAAGATTGAGATAAAGCTCATCGAGAACCCAACCAACAGGCAAGTTACATACTCAAAGAGAAGGAATGGTATCTTCAAGAAAGCTCATGAACTCAGTGTTCTCTGTGATGCTAAGGTCTCACTCATCATGTTCTCCAAGAACAACAAGATGCATGAGTACATCAGCCCTGGCCTTAg CACAAAGAAGATCATTGATCAGTATCAGAAAACTTTGGGAGATATCGATCTCTGGCATTCTCACTATGAG AAAATGCTTGAGAATTTGAAGAAACTCAAAGATATTAATAATAAGCTCAGAAGACAGATCAG GAATCGGATAGGGGAGGGTAGCTTGGATATGGATGATATGAGCTTTCAGCAACTGCGTACTCTTGAAGAGGATATGGTTTCTGCCATTGCCAAAATACGCGAACGAAAG TTCCATGTGATCAGAACTCGGACTGAAACCTGTAGGAAAAAG GTGAGAAGCTTGGAGCAGATGAACGGAAATCTCCTTCTTGAACTT aaggaaaagtgtgtgatcCATCCACAATTTATATTACACGATGAAGGAGAGCAGGAATCAGCAGTTGCACTGGCCAATGGAGCCTCCAACCTCTATGCATTCTGCCACCACCATACTCATCTCAATCACCACCTTCATAACCACCATGCACCACCGGAACCCTTCAAAAACGATGATCTCCGCCTCGCTTAA
- the LOC107641701 gene encoding floral homeotic protein PMADS 1 isoform X2, which translates to MGRGKIEIKLIENPTNRQVTYSKRRNGIFKKAHELSVLCDAKVSLIMFSKNNKMHEYISPGLSTKKIIDQYQKTLGDIDLWHSHYEKMLENLKKLKDINNKLRRQIRNRIGEGSLDMDDMSFQQLRTLEEDMVSAIAKIRERKFHVIRTRTETCRKKVRSLEQMNGNLLLELEKCVIHPQFILHDEGEQESAVALANGASNLYAFCHHHTHLNHHLHNHHAPPEPFKNDDLRLA; encoded by the exons ATGGGTCGTGGAAAGATTGAGATAAAGCTCATCGAGAACCCAACCAACAGGCAAGTTACATACTCAAAGAGAAGGAATGGTATCTTCAAGAAAGCTCATGAACTCAGTGTTCTCTGTGATGCTAAGGTCTCACTCATCATGTTCTCCAAGAACAACAAGATGCATGAGTACATCAGCCCTGGCCTTAg CACAAAGAAGATCATTGATCAGTATCAGAAAACTTTGGGAGATATCGATCTCTGGCATTCTCACTATGAG AAAATGCTTGAGAATTTGAAGAAACTCAAAGATATTAATAATAAGCTCAGAAGACAGATCAG GAATCGGATAGGGGAGGGTAGCTTGGATATGGATGATATGAGCTTTCAGCAACTGCGTACTCTTGAAGAGGATATGGTTTCTGCCATTGCCAAAATACGCGAACGAAAG TTCCATGTGATCAGAACTCGGACTGAAACCTGTAGGAAAAAG GTGAGAAGCTTGGAGCAGATGAACGGAAATCTCCTTCTTGAACTT gaaaagtgtgtgatcCATCCACAATTTATATTACACGATGAAGGAGAGCAGGAATCAGCAGTTGCACTGGCCAATGGAGCCTCCAACCTCTATGCATTCTGCCACCACCATACTCATCTCAATCACCACCTTCATAACCACCATGCACCACCGGAACCCTTCAAAAACGATGATCTCCGCCTCGCTTAA
- the LOC107642927 gene encoding LRR receptor-like serine/threonine-protein kinase FLS2 — MHHYLFHVITITNPITEMGWCFRVISLLLLLLGAESKTHWSDTEFLKDFKNGIHPSSVNPGSCLSSWDFTLDPCDNLFTQKFTCGFRCDSIDSGLSRVTELALDQAGYSGPLPPTWNLLPYLQTLDLSNNFFYGNIPGSLSNLTRLRRLALSANSFSGAIPSSIGSLSTLEELCLDHNNLTGAIPATFNGLKNLKRLELQSNKLQGWVPPYLGPLNNLNYLDASDNSLIGELPIWLPASLVQISMRNNKLSGVLKPEVLKNLKDLQVLDLSWNKLSGAVPFALFELPSLQQLTLSFNEFSSVEENSAGFEKSGLIAVDISNNKLRGSLPWFMAWMAQLSALSLENNMLSGKIPREYAMKVVSPRNGESSFGRLLLGGNYLYGGIPHPLLRLKPDSANVTLANNCFYRCPRTFFFCQGAAQKPPPLCHK; from the coding sequence ATGCATCACTATTTATTCCATGTCATTACCATCACCAATCCTATCACTGAAATGGGTTGGTGTTTTCGTGTGATTTccctattattattgttgttgggagCAGAATCAAAGACTCATTGGAGTGACACAGAGTTTCTGAAGGATTTCAAGAATGGGATTCACCCAAGTTCTGTGAACCCCGGCTCCTGCTTAAGTTCATGGGACTTCACTCTCGACCCGTGCGATAATCTCTTCACTCAGAAATTCACGTGCGGCTTCAGGTGCGACTCCATCGACTCCGGCTTGAGCCGAGTCACCGAACTCGCTCTCGACCAGGCCGGTTACTCCGGTCCCCTGCCTCCAACTTGGAATCTTCTTCCCTACCTCCAAACCCTCGATCTCTCCAACAACTTCTTCTACGGCAATATTCCCGGCTCCCTATCCAACTTGACTCGCTTGCGCCGACTCGCCCTCTCCGCTAACTCCTTCTCCGGCGCCATACCCTCCTCCATTGGCTCACTCTCCACTCTCGAGGAGCTCTGCCTCGATCACAACAACCTCACCGGAGCTATCCCCGCCACCTTCAACGGCCTCAAGAACTTGAAGAGGCTGGAGCTTCAATCCAACAAGCTCCAGGGTTGGGTTCCTCCATACTTGGGTCCCCTGAACAACCTTAACTACCTGGACGCCAGCGACAATTCCCTGATCGGAGAATTGCCAATCTGGCTGCCGGCTTCCCTGGTTCAGATTTCGATGAGGAACAACAAGTTGAGCGGAGTATTAAAGCCAGAAGTGTTGAAAAACCTGAAGGACTTGCAGGTTTTGGATTTGAGTTGGAACAAGCTGAGTGGGGCAGTTCCTTTTGCTCTTTTCGAGCTACCATCGCTGCAGCAATTAACGCTGTCTTTTAACGAGTTTTCTTCGGTGGAAGAAAACTCCGCAGGATTTGAGAAGAGCGGATTGATCGCGGTAGACATAAGCAACAACAAGCTTAGGGGTAGTTTGCCATGGTTCATGGCGTGGATGGCTCAGCTTTCGGCATTGTCGCTGGAGAACAACATGTTGAGTGGCAAGATACCAAGGGAGTATGCGATGAAGGTGGTGTCCCCGCGAAATGGAGAATCAAGTTTTGGGAGGCTTCTGTTGGGTGGGAACTACTTGTACGGAGGGATACCTCACCCTCTGTTGCGTCTTAAACCCGATTCTGCAAATGTCACCCTTGCTAATAACTGCTTCTATAGGTGCCCTCGCACCTTCTTTTTCTGCCAAGGTGCTGCCCAGAAGCCCCCGCCACTGTGTCATAAGTAA
- the LOC107640159 gene encoding proline-rich receptor-like protein kinase PERK9 yields MRKKIIPKRPPREKIYKLPTKPSTRSQDRTFTPSPSPPTSPPRCDPMARTKNTPRFPSSAKPTPPPKATPSKPGSSKPSSAKPGSSKGPTRSERVVLDDDDEEFIPDDSTAPSTEGTSISTGKKSTLLNVVRDVAQEMQDFVDLVYYPPLMTKGGVIAIGP; encoded by the exons atgaggaagaaaatcaTTCCTAAAAGGCCTCCTCGTGAAAAGATTTACAAGCTACCCACAAAGCCTTCCACTCGTTCTCAAGACCGCACCTTTaccccttctccttctcctcctacctctcctcctcgcTGTGACCCCATGGCTCGGACTAAAAACACTCCAAGATTTCCTTCCTCTGCCAAGCCGACGCCACCACCAAAGGCCACACCTTCCAAGCCTGGCTCCTCAAAACCAAGTTCAGCAAAGCCTGGCTCCTCCAAAG GACCAACTCGATCTgagagagtggttctagatgatgatgatgaagagttcaTTCCAGATGATTCTACTGCTCCTTCCACTGAGGGCACTTCCATCTCCACTGGGAAGAAATCCACTCTGCTGAATGTTGTTAGGGATGTTGCGCAAGA GATGCAAGACTTTGTTGATCTTGTTTATTatccgcccttgatgacaaaagggggagtaatagcaatAGGACCCTAG